CTGCCGTATATCAAGAGATTCAAGAAGTGGGCAACCATCAAGAATGGCAAGTAATCCAACATTGCCAACCACAATTCTAGAAAGTTTAAGATGACGTAAACCGGGCAACCATTTTGCAATAGCAAAAACCTCATCATAACTTTTGTAGTAAAGAAACATCAGCCTCTCAAGATTCAGTGACTTCAATAGAGGGCAGCACTGACCAATAACTTCAATTAAATCTTGATATTCCTTGAAGCTAAATGAAATATCAAGCTCCTCTAATAGTGAAAACTTTTTCACAAATTCATACAGCCTTCGATCTGAAATGTCATCGCAACAATAAAGTCTTAATCGCCGTAAATGACTTGCCCTGTAATAAATTATGAAAAGAtgtttaaaatatatgatttatcCCAGTTCTACATTTCATATAGATTAATTAAGCATTTAAGCATTTACTACCTAATTTGTTTGGTTACAAATTAGAATGTTACATACAAATGTCAAATACGAATAATATTGAACCATACTAGTATCCCCAATAAcgtacaaaaaaatataatattaaataataatttaaactaTGTAAAATCATCGTTAATCAATATGTAAATTAGACAGTGATATTAAAATAATTACCTATAAGCCATATATTCGAGGACATCATTTGTCACAATCAACTCAACATCAATGTCTTCCACATgactgcaacttttgttaatagCACAGCGAAAAATCTTCTCCAAACAAGAAAAAGTAAATAGCTTCATGTGGATAATTTGGATATTACCCATGCGAATGGTACGCCACATTAGAGGATCCTTACAAATGTTCCACCACAAACGACAAACATTACGGACACTTATGACAATATCAACTGTATCAAGTCTTTGGAATATGTTCTTCGTCAAGTCTGTTGGGAGTTCAAGCCAGTTTGGCATTGTGGTATTCTCTCCTTTTGTTTCTTCCTCAGACGATGCCATTATTAATTATGTGAGAAAACAAACCAAGGATTTCAATTTATAAACAGTGATGCGCTCAAATTAAACTCATCTCTGAATTTGAAGTAAGTGGAAACACTAtcgttttttaattaaattttagagTATCGTGCAAAACCATTTGGTTACCCAAGTTgctttgaaaatttaatttgctagaaaattgtatttgaccGTCATCCATACTTAAATGTTTAGCGTGaattcataaataataaattcGAATGgagagggatcaaattacaccggtgtaacatttgagtaatgttacaccgcttaataatgctttaacgaatacaaattttacaaaattcaccgttggattgaaatcTTATaccgtatagatcatccatataaatTTCTTCCCATAATTTAGGATTTCTAGCATAGTGAAACTTGATGAAATAAGAATTTCTTTCCATGAAATTTCTTCCCATAAAACAAAAGTTTGGTCCATTTCTTTCATGCTCAATTTTCTTTTGGCACCCCAACTCCAAACTCCAACTCCTCCAGAAAGTAGTCTCGTCTCCACTTACCAAGCAACGCTAGATCTCTGACTCCGacattttaatataaaatatgatcAATGATACTCAAGGtgccagttttttttttttttatgaaatatcaaaaatttattaaaaaggcAATTCCTTTAACAAGAAGTCAAAGAAATATCTAGTTGCATTACATGGGAAGCAGCCACACTACATGAATGATGCAGGTATGTAGactaacaagtaacaacatAAAAATAGCTCCATTAAAATACTATTGTACTACAAAAGAGACCCAACAAACTCCCAAGAGAAACATCCTGAAGCAAAGCAACAACTAACTACTCAAGGTGCCACATGCTACCACATttattcagattttttttttctatttgttAATACTGATTTTTTATTGGCTGATGCTTACTTGTATTGTATCTTAAGACACatccaaaagtaaaaatttGTTATGTTCAATGCAGACACTGAATTGCCTAATCACATTCCTCCTATAATTTGTAATGATCATCTTTGCtgtcaataaaaattaaacagaACATTGtagccaaaaaaataaaaaataaacagaaCATTGTAAAGAAGCCTGAAAAGTCAATGAAATGAAAGAACTTAATTAATagcaaaaaagaaacaatcttaaatttctataattttaattacttcCAGCAAACATTCTCAAAAATGTAAATTGCTTTTGATTTGCAGAAGAACTAAACATCAGTCTTTATCAAAGAGAGGTGAAATAAAACACTACTTTCAGAATCATTCACTAAataaatcgataaaaagaagAACTACGAGATTAAGAAAGCATGCAAATAACCATAGGCCAATCAAAAGCGCATTACATTAAAGTAAAAGACCAAGCTGTCCAATGTCTTCCACAAAAAtccttgaaaacaaaattaacatcTCCAAGTGTCTTCTTCAAGGatacttaaaaatcaaaatgaataaGAACAATTTCATTGTTTAAGACTTTGCTTTGACTTCCAAATTAAGCACCATAATCCTCATCATCGTCCTCGTCTTCATCCTCATCAGAAAACCTTTCAACAATCTCCCAATAAGTATTaccatttgaaatttgaatctgAATATGCATACTCTAGTTCAAAATTATTAGAGTGCTCCTTAATTTCTAAATCTTTTATCTGATTATGCAACCTTTTCCACAAGTTTCCACTGAATTCCAAATTAGAACATCCTCTAATGTCAAGAGATTCAAGAAGAGGGCATCCATCAAGAATAGCAATCAGTCCAACATCGGTGAGACGGTTTCCATGAATATCAAGATGGCGTAGACCAGGCATTGTGTTTGCAATAACAAATGCTGCATGATCCCATGTGAAATATGACATTCCATAATATGTTAGCGATTTCAAAAGAGGGCAACTTTGGCCGATAACCTCAAGAGATTTCGGAGATTGGAAGCCATTTGAAATGTCAACCTCTTCTAAAAATGGAAACTTCTTCGCAACTTCACACAATCCTTCATCAGAAATTCTAATGCATGAATAGAGATGTATGCTCCTTAAGTTACTTGCCCTGTAAAATTTAtatgatgaaaaaataataccttataaaatatgatagaTTCATAAGATACATGGCatcatttgtcaaaaaaaaaaaaaagatacatggCATCAGATACATAAAATTACAAACTCACACAATTCTACATGTCAATTATaagtgtttttgttttgatacacGCAAAGACTTTCAATCAAAACTAACAGTACAAGGGATAACATTTGATTAAAATCTAGCACCTTAgaatgcaattttttattttttctaatggcaaatacattatatataaagataGTAGGGGGCAGGGTGGGATGGCTAGCTCAattggttaagctagttgagctaagaaCAACTCCAGTAATGATCTCCACCCTAAGGTTATTTTATGGGTCCATAAAACCACATCATCTTGAAGCAACTCATTCATTTTTTACTTCAATACTACAACCCTTAAAAACTCATATTGGATCCTACAAATTTacctcatatattaatatgttacTCCCTATTTATCTAAAACAAAGGAAAGTAATACTATTTTATTGCCAAATTTGGACAAAGTTCTGTTGCTTCAGGAAGCAACCATGCCATGACTCCGGCTGGCGGAATTCATTTCCTCTCAAATTGTGAATAGCTACCTTTTTTATGACATGTGGCGGACTCAAGGCAAAATAACCTCCACTGGAGGTCCTCTAAGGGTCAAGGAGTAGGAGAAAAACTagcataacattgtaatatactaacaattatgccattcaaaaaaaaaaaaaaaagatagttgggggcagaaaaaaaaaccccaaCTACAAAGCGGAAACAGATCGAGTGCCAAAAGTACCCAACACGCACCAGAAAAACCTAAAGAGAGAAcataaagaaagaaacaaatcaaGACACCCGTAAGTCGTAACACCCACCAAAAACCACCACCCAGAGAAGAGGAGAAAAGATCACTACCAAACCCTCCAAGACATAAATCCTCAACCCAAAAAACTCTATCGGTTCCAGCACAAAAGAGGTTGCATCTCCCACTCATAGAGGGACCGGGGCTACCAGGGTTTTTACCCAAATACCACTTTCAAGAGAAAAGTTTCACTTTATCAACCGGAGACTCAACATATGAGATTCCCTTTGCAAAGATCATCTCATTATTGTTGTTCCAAACGGACCACACAACATTACACGAAACTAACAACCACCCCTGACCTATCTCTCCTACCCACTCCCACCCCAAGAAAGCTCTCAAAGAGACCTAAAATAAAATCCTCTAAGGACACACCAAGTCAAACCCCAACCACCTAGAACCTTAGGATGCAATTCATAGGATCTACAcaccttaaaaaaattgaatatggCAAAATGCATATCaagtgtaacaaaaaaaaatggatatcaataaaaaattaacattaaccAACAAGAAATACTATGAAACAAGAGGTCGCATCTATAGCatacaaataaaaaacgaaACTTTATAATCAATTTAAGATTtagcaaaaaaattaaaattaaaacatgaaATAGAAACAAATATTGTTGAAAACATAGGGTTTCTATTCCATTGATGAAGATTCTTATAATCCCCTTTGACGGAAAGAAATTACCcaataattaataacaaaatgCTATATAACTCTAAAAAGAGAATAGGAAAATGAAATTGGCATTACCTATCAGCAATGTAATGAAGAAGATCATCAGTACCAAATCtgtaaatatgaattttttccaaatgACCACAACTTAGGTCAACAGCATGTTGACAGATCTTGACCAAACGATCAAAATCAGGAGCCCCACGAACAGAATATTCAAAGTAAAGATGAAAAGTTCCCATGTCAATATTGCGCCACAGGGAAGGATCTTTGCAAATGTTCCACCAATAAGGACACACATTGCGAACGTTCGTCAGAATTTCAACAGCACCGAGCCTTTGGAGAATGTTTGATGTCATGTCTCTGGGAAGTTCACGCCAGTTAGGGTTTGTTGTTGTGATATCATGTTTCACTCTCTTTTTAGCCGGacttgaagaagaagaggaCATCGTGTGTctggttttgaattttgatgttgAAACAGCGGGGGAAGAATGTTGTCACACACGTTTTCAATTCgactttatcttttttttttttttacaaacaattCGGGCAAATTCTTATTTTAACAAAGTTGGGTATCCCAgcctagagctgtcaaaacggacGGTCCGGCCAATGTTGGGCCGGATAAAAAATGGGCtgccaaaattagtgcccgagctcGGCCCGGTACGGGTTATTGGgtttcgggccggcccggtttatttttaatttttgttttttttacttctagtgctcaaactcaacattataaataggattaataattctcgcgcgtcctattttactcatctgctatatatatatatatatatatatatatatatatatatatatatatatatatatatatatatatatatatatatatgtaataattctcgcgcgccgtatttttacttaTCCGCTATCTACGAGTTTTTTGCGCGcactatttttactcatccgctacctacgagtttctcgcgcccaaTTTTGACgtatccgctacttacgagtttctcacgcgtcatatttttactcatccgctacgtaagagtttctcgcgcgccttATTTTATTCATCCGATACGTACGAGTTTCttgcgcgtcctatttttactcctctgttacctacgagtttcttgggtgccctatttttactcactcgctacttaagtagcagacggagttttataatttatattacaaactaagttcagatcatccaaaacaaattatttatatttatttttgatggataattttcgcaagtgaacgaaataccacgtagtaataaaatatcgatccacagggattgtgtgattaaactagtctaatagtgttcataaacattatgcaagaaatacacataaattgggggtatgttgagtgatgaattgttagaaaacgtgctttgtgataagtggaaaagcgaggtagaatcatcggaatcacctagtctatagctaaatcacatgcaatctaccgTATCAtacgaatttactcaagtgttcacaactagatcaacaaattagtgaatcacaatctcttgtcaaaatccactctattcgttgtcgatactcccccgatctctcgggcaaaagctacctacaacgaatgatatgaaagcgcgtcgatcattcgctacactctatgtttcaatctctcgaccgaaaacactcgagtgctcaatgcaattcagttca
This portion of the Trifolium pratense cultivar HEN17-A07 linkage group LG3, ARS_RC_1.1, whole genome shotgun sequence genome encodes:
- the LOC123918290 gene encoding putative F-box/LRR-repeat protein 23; its protein translation is MTSNILQRLGAVEILTNVRNVCPYWWNICKDPSLWRNIDMGTFHLYFEYSVRGAPDFDRLVKICQHAVDLSCGHLEKIHIYRFGTDDLLHYIADRASNLRSIHLYSCIRISDEGLCEVAKKFPFLEEVDISNGFQSPKSLEVIGQSCPLLKSLTYYGMSYFTWDHAAFVIANTMPGLRHLDIHGNRLTDVGLIAILDGCPLLESLDIRGCSNLEFSGNLWKRLHNQIKDLEIKEHSNNFELEYAYSDSNFKW